In Streptomyces violaceusniger Tu 4113, one DNA window encodes the following:
- a CDS encoding arylamine N-acetyltransferase family protein encodes MFSTDRYLARLGFPQPPAPTLPNLRQLHRSHLMAVPYDTNHTHRLSAENMADIDIDKAFEAIVPTGAGGMCLELNTLFARLLRELGYDLDVISGGTYLPGDIFAPDPEHMLMLVRIDGQEWLADVGHAGLCFIEPLRLSEEVQWQYGCAFRLIRRDGYLVLQAKTLEHDWRTTYRFTTEPRTYDAWAGVGDGDGPAILASMRRRRRVIDKGQVFLTNNMFTIVEDGHEKVTLLVDPEQRAQVLDTYWDGRD; translated from the coding sequence ATGTTCAGCACGGACAGATACCTGGCGCGTCTGGGGTTTCCCCAGCCGCCCGCCCCCACCCTGCCGAACCTGCGGCAGTTGCACCGCAGCCATCTGATGGCGGTCCCCTACGACACCAACCACACGCACCGCCTCAGCGCGGAGAACATGGCCGACATCGATATCGACAAGGCATTCGAGGCCATCGTGCCGACCGGCGCCGGTGGCATGTGCCTGGAGCTGAACACCCTGTTCGCCCGGCTGCTCCGCGAGCTGGGCTATGACCTGGACGTCATCAGCGGTGGCACGTATCTGCCCGGTGACATCTTCGCCCCCGACCCCGAGCACATGCTGATGCTCGTCCGTATCGACGGGCAGGAGTGGCTGGCCGACGTGGGGCATGCCGGTCTCTGCTTCATCGAGCCGCTGCGCCTGTCCGAGGAGGTGCAGTGGCAGTACGGCTGCGCGTTCCGGCTGATCCGGCGGGACGGCTATCTCGTACTGCAGGCCAAGACCCTGGAGCACGACTGGCGCACCACCTACCGCTTCACCACCGAGCCCAGGACGTATGACGCCTGGGCCGGGGTCGGTGACGGCGACGGCCCGGCCATCCTGGCGTCGATGCGCAGGCGCCGACGCGTCATCGACAAGGGGCAGGTCTTTCTCACCAACAACATGTTCACGATCGTGGAGGACGGCCATGAGAAGGTCACCCTCCTCGTCGATCCGGAACAGCGCGCCCAGGTGCTCGACACGTACTGGGACGGTCGCGACTGA
- a CDS encoding alpha-ketoglutarate-dependent dioxygenase AlkB family protein: MNALIPRPRLEVAPGAVHVPGWLTLEQQRELVIACRGWATGPVPIRHTKLPRGGVMSVRTVCIGWHWQPYAYTRTADDVNGARVAEFPHWMVELGRRALADAYDDETAGEGYAPDTALINFYDAQAKLGMHQDKDERSSAPVVSLTIGDGCVFRFGNTETRTKPYTDLELGSGDLFVFGGPSRYAYHAVPKILPGTGDPATGLKSGRLNITMRVTGLADPTSSSDQPAGR, from the coding sequence ATGAACGCCCTGATCCCCCGCCCACGCCTCGAGGTGGCCCCCGGCGCCGTCCATGTGCCGGGCTGGCTCACCCTCGAACAGCAGCGGGAGCTGGTCATCGCCTGCCGGGGCTGGGCCACCGGCCCGGTCCCGATCCGGCACACGAAGCTGCCGCGCGGGGGCGTCATGTCGGTGCGGACGGTGTGCATCGGCTGGCACTGGCAGCCCTATGCGTACACCCGCACCGCCGACGATGTGAACGGCGCCCGGGTCGCCGAATTCCCGCACTGGATGGTCGAGTTGGGCCGTCGTGCCCTGGCCGACGCCTACGACGACGAGACGGCCGGTGAGGGGTACGCCCCCGACACCGCGCTCATCAACTTCTACGACGCCCAGGCGAAACTCGGCATGCACCAGGACAAGGACGAGAGGTCATCCGCCCCGGTGGTCTCGCTCACCATCGGCGACGGCTGCGTCTTCCGCTTCGGCAACACCGAGACCCGTACCAAGCCGTACACCGATCTCGAACTCGGCTCCGGGGATCTGTTCGTCTTCGGAGGCCCCTCCCGCTACGCCTACCATGCCGTGCCCAAGATCCTGCCCGGAACCGGCGACCCGGCCACCGGACTGAAGTCCGGACGGCTGAACATCACCATGCGGGTCACCGGCCTGGCCGATCCGACGTCGTCCAGCGATCAGCCCGCGGGCCGCTGA
- a CDS encoding LLM class flavin-dependent oxidoreductase → MKFGLLYGAQLPRPWAQDSEHRLFNDMLDEIELADRLGFDQVWCPEHHFLEEYSHMSAPEVFLGAVSQRTSRIRIGHAVALMPPAFNPTARVAERIATLDLLSDGRVDFGTGESTTPTELGGFGVERSGKRDQWAEAVDAVARMFVEEPFAGCEGKYVSAPVRNVLPKSRQKPHPPMWMACGNRDAIRIAAAKGLGALNFSFFGPAETKTWVDAYYSGIESADCVPAGFAVNAQIAATIPMFCHQDETTAVERAVDGVQFFNFGLGFYAGFGTAAPGRTRLWEEFQRDRDKHGMGRSSFGRPGMPLGNPARGAVGTPRQIRDFLRLHEEAGLDQAIFLVQGGGTRHEHICESLELFANEVMPEFKERDETAERLKAARLRPAIDAAMARREPPRTADPDYIIPARSQS, encoded by the coding sequence ATGAAATTCGGTTTGCTGTACGGGGCGCAGCTGCCCCGACCCTGGGCCCAGGACTCCGAACACCGCCTGTTCAACGACATGTTGGACGAGATCGAGCTGGCCGACCGGCTGGGCTTCGACCAGGTGTGGTGTCCTGAGCACCACTTCCTGGAGGAGTACTCGCACATGTCCGCGCCCGAGGTGTTTCTCGGCGCGGTCAGCCAGCGCACCAGCCGCATCCGCATCGGCCACGCGGTCGCTCTGATGCCCCCGGCCTTCAACCCGACGGCCCGGGTCGCCGAGCGGATCGCCACGCTGGACCTGCTCTCCGACGGGCGGGTGGATTTCGGCACGGGCGAGTCCACCACCCCCACCGAGCTGGGCGGGTTCGGTGTGGAGCGCTCCGGCAAACGGGACCAGTGGGCGGAGGCGGTGGACGCCGTGGCCCGCATGTTCGTCGAGGAGCCCTTCGCCGGATGCGAGGGCAAGTACGTTTCCGCTCCGGTCCGCAATGTGCTGCCCAAGTCCCGGCAGAAGCCACATCCGCCGATGTGGATGGCCTGCGGAAACCGGGACGCGATCCGCATCGCGGCCGCCAAGGGGCTCGGCGCGCTGAACTTCTCCTTCTTCGGACCGGCCGAGACCAAGACGTGGGTCGACGCCTACTACTCGGGCATCGAGTCGGCGGACTGCGTACCCGCGGGGTTCGCGGTCAACGCGCAGATCGCCGCGACCATTCCGATGTTCTGCCACCAGGACGAGACCACCGCGGTCGAACGCGCCGTCGACGGCGTCCAGTTCTTCAACTTCGGCCTCGGCTTCTACGCGGGCTTCGGCACCGCCGCACCGGGCCGCACCCGGCTGTGGGAGGAGTTCCAGCGCGACCGTGACAAGCACGGCATGGGCCGCTCCTCCTTCGGCAGGCCCGGCATGCCGCTGGGCAATCCGGCCCGGGGCGCGGTGGGCACTCCGCGCCAGATACGCGACTTCCTGCGGCTGCACGAGGAGGCCGGACTGGACCAGGCGATCTTCCTCGTCCAGGGCGGTGGCACCCGGCACGAGCACATCTGCGAGTCGCTGGAGCTCTTCGCCAACGAGGTGATGCCCGAGTTCAAGGAGCGCGATGAGACCGCCGAACGGCTGAAGGCGGCCCGGCTCCGGCCCGCCATCGATGCCGCCATGGCCCGGCGCGAGCCGCCACGGACGGCCGACCCCGACTACATCATCCCCGCCCGTAGCCAGAGCTGA
- a CDS encoding cytochrome P450 — protein sequence MADTSEEELRILDPKTVADELRKHGPPRQITMHGTTAWLVSRYDEVRDCLGHPGMSPAAAYAASQGQTTPVSGLFEDTLPGTNPPQHTRLRRLLAKAFTTRRVESLRPRVQEITDTLLDRIAVDGQADLVTALAIPLPMQVICELLGVPIADRTEFHQWADLMLTPPLDPDTAARSQDAATKLWTYMEDLAEARRKAPEDDLISDLMSAHEDDRLSHREVVATARMMLIAGYELTGSFISNAVLSLLSQPDQLELLRKDPELAGRGLEELLRHAGPGILVVRFANEDVEIGPVQIRAGDQVLLDMDAAHSDPAHFTDGERLDLTRDSGMHLQFGHGIHYCIGAPLARAEGQIALESLVRRFPGLRLSVPASEISHSKNPFIRSLTALPVEFEAQRPAG from the coding sequence ATGGCTGACACCTCCGAAGAAGAACTTCGCATCCTCGACCCGAAGACCGTCGCGGACGAACTGCGCAAGCACGGCCCGCCGCGGCAGATCACGATGCACGGCACCACGGCATGGCTCGTCTCCCGATACGACGAGGTCCGGGACTGTCTCGGACACCCCGGCATGAGCCCGGCCGCCGCCTACGCCGCCTCCCAGGGCCAGACCACTCCGGTAAGCGGGCTGTTCGAGGACACGCTGCCCGGCACCAATCCGCCCCAGCACACCCGGCTGCGCAGGCTGCTGGCCAAGGCGTTCACCACCCGCAGGGTGGAGAGCCTGCGGCCACGGGTGCAGGAGATCACCGACACCCTGCTGGACCGGATCGCCGTCGACGGCCAGGCCGATCTCGTCACCGCGCTGGCCATCCCGCTGCCCATGCAGGTGATCTGTGAACTCCTCGGCGTGCCCATCGCCGACCGCACCGAATTCCACCAGTGGGCCGACCTGATGCTCACGCCCCCACTGGACCCGGACACCGCCGCACGCTCCCAGGACGCCGCCACCAAGCTGTGGACGTATATGGAGGACCTCGCCGAGGCCAGGCGGAAGGCCCCGGAGGACGACCTGATCAGCGATCTGATGTCCGCACACGAGGACGACCGGCTCAGCCACCGCGAAGTGGTCGCCACCGCCCGGATGATGCTGATCGCCGGATACGAGCTGACCGGCAGCTTCATCAGCAACGCGGTCCTCTCCCTGCTGTCCCAGCCGGATCAGCTTGAGCTGCTGCGCAAGGACCCCGAACTGGCCGGGCGCGGCCTGGAGGAACTGCTCCGGCACGCCGGGCCGGGCATCCTCGTCGTGCGCTTCGCCAACGAGGACGTGGAGATCGGCCCCGTACAGATCCGCGCCGGCGACCAGGTGCTTCTGGACATGGACGCGGCACACTCCGACCCGGCACACTTCACCGACGGCGAGCGGCTGGACCTGACGAGGGACTCCGGCATGCATCTCCAGTTCGGCCACGGCATCCACTACTGCATCGGTGCGCCACTGGCCAGGGCGGAGGGGCAGATCGCCCTGGAGAGCCTCGTCCGGCGGTTCCCCGGCCTGCGGCTGAGCGTTCCCGCCTCCGAGATCAGCCACAGCAAGAACCCGTTCATCCGCTCGCTGACCGCGCTCCCCGTCGAGTTCGAGGCTCAGCGGCCCGCGGGCTGA
- a CDS encoding methylated-DNA--[protein]-cysteine S-methyltransferase, with the protein MTVHTTIDSPLGELLLVGESSATAPGGTALVSLSVPGQKGGAVVQDGWNEDAEAFTEIISQLRAYFDGERIRFDIQCVEGGTDFQRRVWQALETIPYGTTVSYGDIARQIGAPRTAVRSVGTAIGRNPLLVVRPCHRVIGATGALTGYAGGLERKQRLLVHEGALQSA; encoded by the coding sequence ATGACGGTCCACACGACGATCGACAGCCCGCTCGGCGAGCTGCTGCTGGTGGGCGAGAGCTCCGCCACCGCGCCCGGGGGCACCGCGCTGGTTTCCCTGTCCGTGCCCGGCCAGAAGGGCGGGGCCGTCGTCCAGGACGGCTGGAACGAGGATGCCGAGGCATTCACCGAGATCATCTCCCAGTTGCGCGCGTACTTCGACGGCGAGCGCATCCGGTTCGACATCCAGTGCGTCGAGGGCGGTACGGACTTCCAGCGCAGGGTGTGGCAGGCGCTGGAGACCATTCCGTACGGCACGACGGTCAGCTACGGCGACATCGCCCGGCAGATCGGCGCCCCGCGCACCGCGGTTCGCTCCGTCGGCACCGCGATCGGCCGCAATCCGCTGCTGGTCGTACGGCCCTGCCACCGTGTCATCGGCGCCACTGGGGCACTGACCGGCTACGCGGGCGGGCTGGAGCGCAAGCAGCGACTCCTCGTCCACGAAGGCGCCCTCCAGAGCGCCTGA
- a CDS encoding 2OG-Fe(II) oxygenase has protein sequence MSTTTDTARLHQRVAAADWTQLAEELDTHGCALTPRLLTPAQCARIAGLYEREERFRSTIDMARHRFGSGQYRYFTHDLPEPVAELRAALYPRLLTVARDWAERLGRPAPWPDSLEKWLAMCHEAGQDRSAQILLRYGPGDWNALHRDVFGDMLFPLQVVIGLDAYGTDYTGGEFLLVEQRPRAQSRGTTAVLQQGHGLIFTTRDRPVATKRGWSAGVMRHGVSTVRSGRRHALGLVFHDAS, from the coding sequence ATGAGCACCACGACCGACACCGCACGCCTCCACCAGCGCGTGGCCGCGGCCGACTGGACGCAGTTGGCCGAAGAGCTGGACACCCACGGGTGCGCGCTCACTCCACGGCTGCTGACCCCCGCCCAGTGCGCCCGTATCGCCGGGCTCTATGAGCGGGAGGAGCGGTTCAGGAGCACGATCGACATGGCCCGCCACCGCTTCGGCTCGGGTCAGTACCGCTACTTCACCCATGACCTGCCCGAGCCGGTCGCCGAGCTGCGCGCCGCGCTCTACCCGCGGCTGCTGACCGTCGCCCGTGACTGGGCGGAGCGGCTCGGCCGTCCGGCGCCCTGGCCGGACAGCCTGGAGAAGTGGCTGGCCATGTGCCATGAGGCCGGACAGGACCGCTCCGCCCAGATCCTGCTGCGATACGGCCCCGGCGACTGGAACGCCCTGCACCGGGACGTGTTCGGCGACATGCTCTTTCCGCTTCAGGTGGTGATCGGGCTGGACGCGTACGGCACGGACTACACGGGCGGGGAGTTCCTGCTGGTCGAGCAGCGGCCCCGCGCCCAGTCCCGGGGCACCACGGCCGTACTCCAGCAGGGCCACGGGCTGATCTTCACCACCCGTGACCGCCCCGTGGCCACCAAGCGCGGCTGGTCGGCCGGTGTCATGCGGCACGGGGTCAGCACGGTGCGCTCCGGGCGCCGCCACGCACTGGGCCTGGTCTTCCATGACGCGTCCTGA